The genomic DNA CTACACCATGCGGGAGTCCTTCACCCACACCGGCCTGCCGCTCGACGAGCCGACCATCCTCGGCATCCTGTCGCTGGCGACTTGGGCGCTCATCATCGTCGTGACACTGAAATACGTCCTGCTCGTCATGCGGGCGGACAACAAGGGCGAAGGCGGCGTCCTGGCTCTGGGCACGCTGGCCCACCGCGGGCTCAGCTCCAAGGCGGGCAACCGCGCCATCATGGCGCTGGCGATCCTGGGCATGGCGCTGTTCTACGGCGACAGCCTGATCACCCCGGCCATCTCGGTCCTGAGCGCGGTGGAAGGGCTGAAGGTCGTCACCCCGGCCCTATCCCCCTACATCGTCCCGATCACGCTGGCGGTGCTGACCCTGCTGTTCCTGTTCCAACGGCAGGGAACCGGCCGGGTCGGCATCTTCTTCGGCCCGATCATGGGGGTCTGGTTCGTCACGCTGGCGGTGCTGGGCCTGATGCAGGTGCTGCACTGGCCGGACGTGCTGCGCGCCTTCAACCCGCTGTACGGGGCGGCGCTGTTCGTCGACCACGGCTGGGTGGCCTTCCTGACGCTGGGCGCCGTGGTCCTCGCGGTCACCGGGGCCGAGGCGCTCTACGCCGACATGGGCCATTTCGGGCGGGCACCGATCCGCATCGCGTGGCTCTACCTCGTCCTGCCGGCGCTGCTGCTGAACTACTTCGGGCAGGGCGCCATGCTGCTGCACGAGCCGGAGACGCTGGAGAACCCCTTCTTCCATCTGGCGCCGGATTGGGCGCAGCTGCCGCTGGTCCTGCTGTCCACCGCGGCTACGGTCATCGCCAGCCAAGCGGTGATCTCCGGCGCCTTCTCGCTGACCCGGCAGGCCGTGCAGCTCGGCTACCTGCCGCGGCGCGAGATCCGCCACACGTCCGAGCATGAGGTCGGCCAAGTCTATATCCCGCGCAACAACTGGCTGCTTCTGATCGGCGTGGTGATCCTGGTGATCGGATTCGGGTCCAGCAGCAATCTGGCCGCCGCCTACGGCGTTTCGGTGACGGGAGCCATGGCCATCGACACGATCCTGGCCGCGGTGGTGGCGTGGCGGCTGTGGCGCTGGAACCCCCTGCTGGTCGTGGCTGCCTTCTCCATGCTGTTGGTGGTTGACCTCGCGCTGTTCGGGGCGACCCTGCTGAAGGTGCCGGACGGTGGCTGGTTCCCGCTCCTGATCGCGGCCGCGGTCTATACGCTGATGACCACGTGGCGCCGGGGCCGCCGCATCCTGGCCGAGCGGCTCTACGCCGACGCCCTGCCGATGGACCTGTTCCTGCAGCGCGTCTCTCCGCAGTCGCCGCAGCGCGTCGCGGGGACGGCCATCTTCATGACCGGCAACCCCGACGTCGTCCCCCACGCCCTTCTGCACAACATCAAGCACAACCGGGTGCTGCACGAGCGGGTGGTCGTCATGACCGTGATCATGGAGGAGGTGCCCCGCGTCTCCCCGGAACGCGCCGTTCTGGTGGAGAAGCTGGGCAAGGGCTTTTTCCGCGTGGTGCTGCGCTTCGGCTACCTGGAACAGCCGCACATTCCCCGCGCGCTGGAGCGATGCCGCCGCTTCGGACTGCATCTGGACATGATGGAGACGTCGTTCTTCCTGGGCCGCGAGACGCTGATCCCGTCGCGGTCAACCGGCCTGCCGGGCTGGCGCGAGCCCGCCTTCATCCTTCTGTCAAAGACGGCCCTGTCGGCGACGGAATTCTTCTGCATCCCACCGGGCCGCGTGGTCGAACTCGGCACGCAGGTCGAGATCTGACGGTCAGTCCCGAGCCACGATGGGGGTGAGGCGGAACCGGGCGGCGGCGGTCTCAAGCCGCCCGTCGCGCTTGACCGCGTCGACGAACTGGTTCACCCGGTCCAGCCACAGCGGGTCCCCCGGCGCCACGGCGTAGGCATAGGGCGTAGTCTGAACCGGATTCTCCGGAGCGATCAGATGCGCCCACTGGTGAAAGGCGAGCATCCGCTGGCCATAAGGGTAATCGGTGAGGAAGGCGTCGGCACGTCCCGACTGGACCTCCTCCTCCCGCTCCAGGGGGCCGGAAACGATGCGGACACTGGCCTTGCGGAACGAGAGGCTGGCATAGTCGTCCATGACGGTGCCCTTCTGAACCGCCACCACCATGCCGTCCTGGTCCAGATCGTCCCACCTCAGGATGCGCGGGTGCATCTGGGAGGATACGGCGTAGATGCCGCTGCGCAGGTAGGGCTGGCTGAAGGCGACCTTTTCCGCACGGGCCGCCGTGACACCGATGCCGAACATGCCGATGTCGCACCGGTCGCTCAACAGATCGGCGACGAAATTCGGAAAGCCGCTTTCCACGAAGGTCACCCGAGCGCCCAGATCGTGGGCGAAGGACCGCGCCATGTCGATGTCCAGGCCCTGGAGTTCCCCGCTGTATGAACTGCGGAAGGAAATGGCGTAATAGTCCGGCCATATGCACACGCGCAGCAACCCGGTGCGCTGCACCCGGTCAAGCCGGCCTTCCGCCCGGACCGGCGCCGTTCCGAACACCAGGAACACCGACTGGAGCGCCGTGTGAAGCGCCAACGCCGTCAGTGCGATGGAAAGACGCCGCACGACCTCGGACCCCCGAACCCATCCCCGATGACCGCGACAGGATAGCACTGCGCCCTCGTAAAGCACAGCGCATGCTTGCGATTCGGCTGCCCGCTGTTAAGATTCGCGGGACACCAGCACACCGCACGGAGCCACGCGTGATGGCCAAGCTTGCCCTGTTCCAGCATCGGGGCGCCTTTCTCGCGTTGGCCTTCTTGTCGGTGATGGCCCTTGTATTCGAGGTCGCCTACGACATCCACGCCGACCGCGCCCTGGCGTTGAAGAATGCTGCGGAAAACATCGATGATTTGGCGAGTGCCCTGGAGTCCTCGGTCAGCCGAACGGTCCAGGCGGTTGACGTGACGTTGGCCTCCGTGGGCGAGGCGGTCAGCGTCGGCAATCTGCTGCATGGTCAGTCCATGGAAGACTGGAAGGGGTCGTCGCCCCCGCTGCTTCAGGAACGGCTGCGCCGGTCGCCTCATCTCCGTGGCCTTTCCGTGCTCGACCGCCGGGGCGTTCTGGTGGCGACCACGGAGGATCCCCGTCTGATCGGCTCCTCGTTCGCGGAGATGGATCTGTTTCGCACCCAACTGTCCGGACAGAACCAGGGACTCTACATCGGCGCCCCGGTGCGCGGACGGTTTCTGGCGCCGACCGGTGCTGCGGACGACCGGTCCGGCAGGTGGGTCCTGCCGATGAGCAGGGCGATTCGTGGAGCGGATGGGACGCTTCTCGGCGTCTCCGTCGCCTCGGTCAATCCCGAATATCTGCAAAGCATTTTCCGCGCGGTGCGCAACGGGCTGCACGGCACGGCGTCGCTCTATCGCCGGGACGGGTTGCTTCTGGCCCGGCTTCCTCAGGATGGGACGGACGGCATCGGCACGCCGATGGCCGGGGCGGAGTTGTTTCGCGTCCATCTTCCCATGTCCGAGGGCGGTGTGTTCCACGAAACCGGCCAGGACGGTCGGGAGCGCATCACCGCCTACCGCGCCACGCCGCTCTGGCCTCTGGTTCTGGCGATCAGCCGCAGCGAGGATGAGGAACTGGCGGGCTGGTGGACCAACCAGATGGAGATTGCCGGGGTCGCGCTGGGGGCCGGCTTGGTCATCCTGCTGTTCGCCACCGCGCTGACCCTGCTGCGCCGCAAGGACGCCCAGCTCGAAGACGGCAACGCCCGTTTCAACGCGCTTTTGGAAACCGCCGCCGAGGGCATCCTGACGGCGCGGTCGGATGGTGTGATCGAGACCGCGAACACCGCGGCACACCGCATCTTCGGCTACCCGCCCGGCGACCTGGTCGGGCGTCATGTGCAGGAGTTGATGGAGCCGCAGCACCACCCGACCCACAGCCGCGTCATGGAGGCCATCACCGCCGGCGCCCGACGGATCGGCCCGAACTACACGCGCGAGGTGAACGGGCTGCGGATGGATGGCGAGGTGTTCCCCCTCGATCTGTCCCTGGCCGAGGTGCAGACGCAGCACGGCATCCTCTTCGCCGCCTTCTTCCGCGATCTGTCGGAGCGCAAGCGGGCCGAGCGGGCTCTGACCGAGGCCAAGGAGAAGGCCGAGGCCGGGCAGCGCAGCAAGATGGAATTCCTGGCGACCATGAGCCACGAGATCCGGACGCCCATGAACGGGGTGATCGGCATGGCCGGGCTTCTCCAGGAAACCCACCTGGACGAGGAGCAGCGCGGCTACGCCGACACCATTCGCGACTCCGCGGAATCGCTGCTGACCATCATCAACGACATCCTGGACTTCTCAAAGATCGATGCCGGGCGCCTCACCCTGGAGGTATCGGACTTCGAAGCCGTGCCGCTGGTGGAAAGCGTGCTGGAATTGCTGGCTCCGCGCGCCGCCGCAAAGGGGCTGGAACTGGCCAGCTACGTTCCGCCGGCCCTGCATGGTCCGTTGCGCGGCGATCCTGGCCGCCTGCGCCAGATCCTCATCAACCTTGCCGGCAACGCCGTCAAGTTCACCGACCAGGGCAGTGTGACCATCGTTCTGTCGGTGGAACAGGACGCTGCCGCTGGGGCTGAGGACCGACCGCAACCGGATGAATCCGTGGTCCCGCCCCCACACGAGACGCCGGTGACCATTCGTTTCGAGGTGAGGGACACGGGAATCGGCATCGCAACGGCGGATCACAAGCGTCTCTTCACGATGTTCAGTCAGGTGGATGGGTCGTCGGCCCGCCGTCACGGTGGAACGGGGCTCGGCCTCGCCATCTGCAAGCGCCTCGCGGAGCTGATGGGCGGGCGGATCGGCGTCCACAGCATGCCCGGCGAGGGCAGCGTCTTCTGGGTCGTCATTCCCTTGTGGCGCGGCACGCCGACGGATGCCGCATCCGCGCCGCAAGCACCGGGCAGTTGGGCCGGGCGGCGCATTCTTCTGGTCGACGATTTGGCGGTGAACCGCGATCTGCTCGCCCGCCAGCTCGCCGCGATGGGCCTGGAAACCGACTCCGCCGCAACGGGTGAAAATGCCCTTCACCGGCTGCTGTCGGCATGCGCCAAGGGCCGACCGTTCGACGCCGCCATTCTCGATCATTGCATGCCGGGCCTGACCGGGCCGGAGCTGGCGGCTCGCATCCGTGCCATCCCGGCGTTGGCCGACTTGCCGCTGGCGCTGGCCACCTCCCAGCGCATGGATGAGACGGAAGAGGAAGCCGCCGTTATCGACGTGCGGATCGTCAAGCCCGTCCGGTCCAGGGCGTTGCGCACCGCGGTGTCGCATCTGTTCGCTGCGCGGGCACTCAGGGTTTCGTCGCCGGATGCGGGTCCCACAGACAAGTCGGGCGCCTCATCGCCACCGGGCTCCTCACCGGGCAGGCCCTTGGCCGCGCCGACGCCGTCCAGCACCCCCCCGACCGGCGCGGCCCGCCGCCGCATCCTGGTGGCGGAAGACAATCCGGTGAACCTTCAGGTGACGCTGGCTTTGCTGCGCCGGGCCGGCCATGCGGTCGATTCGGTGTCAAACGGGCTGGAGGCGGTCAACGCCGTCGCCGCCCTGCCCTACGATCTTGTCCTGATGGACGTGCAGATGCCGGAAATGGACGGTCTGGCGGCGACCAGGGCGATCCGCCGGATGGGCGGATCCGCCGCCCGCGTTCCCGTTGTCGCCATGACCGCCAACGCCATGGAAGGAGATCAGGCCACCTGTCTGGCCGCTGGAATGGATGACTATCTGCCCAAGCCCATCGCGGCGGACCAGCTCTTACGGACGGTCGCGCGATGGGGTGGCATTCCGCAAGGAAGCGGCCCCAACCGGCGGGAACCATCGCCGGAGACCGAAGTTCCGCCGCCGCGCATCGACCACGCCAAACGCGAGGATTTGCGTGACGCGCTTGGCGATGAGGGCTTCGGCCTGTTGATGGAAACGTTCCTTCGCGAAGCGCCAAGCCATCTCGACCGGTTGCGGCGTGGTGCTCAGGACGGCGATTTCCCGATCGTGGAACGCGAAGCCCATATCCTCAAGGGCTCCGCGGGCAATGTCGGCTTCGCGCAGGCTTCCGCACTGGCCGGTGAACTCGTGGCGGCGGCCCGCCGCCGGGATGCTGCCGGTATCAGCGGCGATCGCATCCAGGCGTTGGATGCCGCCCTCAAGGACGCCGAGCGGACCGGTACACCGCCTGACGATGCACTGGTCGGGCTGGAGATGACGGGGCGGCCGATGGGCGCATCCGGGGAAAGATAGGCACGCCCGGCTCCCCCCTCACGCCGCGGCGGGACAACCGTCACCGACCTTTAATCGACAGTTAACGCTGCCCACCGCAAACACGCGCGACGAATTTGTCGATGTCGCCGTTCAGCGTCTCGGCGCGGCGCGCCAGTTCACCGGCGGAGGACAGAACCTGGCTGGCGGCGGCGCTGGCATCCTGCGCGCCGGAAGACACGCTGGTCACCGCGTCGGCCACGGTGCGCACGCCGGCCGATGCCTCGCGGATGGAGCGGCTGATCTCGTCGATGGCCGCGCTCTGCTGCTCGGCGGCGCCGGCGATTCCCACCGCGATCTGGTCGATGTCGTGGATCATGCCGCCGACATGTTGGATCACCGCCGCCGTATCGCGGGTCACCGACTGGACCTGGGAGATTTGGGCGGAGATGTCCTCCGTCGCCTTGGCGGTCTGGTTGGCGAGGTTTTTCACTTCCGTCGCCACCACGGCAAACCCCTTCCCGGCCTCCCCGGCCCGGGCCGCTTCGATCGTGGCGTTCAGCGCCAGCAGATTGGTCTGGCTGGCGATGTCGTTGATGAGCTGCACGACCGCGCCGATCTGATCGGAGGCGGCCAGCAGGGAGCGGATGGTGGCGTCGGCCTCCCGCACCTTCTCCACCGAGCTGCGGGCGAGATCGGCGGTGCGGGACACGCCCTGGGCCACCTCGCCGATGGCGCCGGATACCTCGCCAGTCGCGGCGGCCACGCCGTCCACGTTGGACGACACCTGCTCGGCCGCCGAGGCCGCGGAGAAGGACTGCTCGCTGGCCGTGGCCGCGGTCGCCGTCATGGCGGTGGAGGACGCTTCGAGCTGGGCGGCGCTGGCTGACAGGCTCTGCGCCACCTCCTTGATGTTGGCGCCGATGCGGGTTGCGCTCTCCACGAACTCGCGGCTCTTGCCGTCCATGGCCGCCAGCCCGTCGTTGATCTGGTGGGCGTAGGCGCCGAATTCACCGACCATGCCGGTCATCACGATGCGCCGGTAATACTGCCCCTCCGCCGCGTGCTGCATGGCGGCGTTGGCCTCCTTGCCAAAGGATTCCACGCGGTCGAGCAGGCGGTTGAGGGTCCGCAGCATGTCCGCAATCGGGCTGGCCCCCTGGATGTTCAAGATGCGCGGCTGAAGGTCGCCCTTCTCGGCCGCGGCAATAACCGCGATGGCTTTGTGGATGGTCCGGTTGGTGAGCGCCAGCCAGCGGATCGCGGCAAGACAAGGCAGAATCGCCAGCAGCCCCAGCGCGGCGGCGACGGCGTCGCCGGTCATGAAGCCGTAGACCGCCTGTGCTCCCGACAGCAGGGCGGCCGAAGCGGCAGCGGCGAGCGATTTAGAGACTGAAGACAAACTCGTCATAGCTCGTGCCCTTGTCGCGCAGGAGTTTTTCCAGCATGGCACCGGAGGCCGCCATGGCCGCGTTCCGGTCGGCGTGCCGCGCCTCTTCCGCCCGCAGCGCGGCGTAGAGGCCCGCCGCCGCGTCCACCGCGGGGCGCGCCGGGACACGCCGGCTCGAATGGTAGCCGGTGATGGTTCGCCCGTTTCCGCTGTCCGGATTGCCGAAAACTGGCGTGACATGGGCAAACACCCAGTAATGGTCTCCATCCTTCGCCCGGTTGATGACATAGGCAAAGATTTCGCTTCCAGCCTCGATGCGGGTCCACAACAGCTTGTAGACGCAGCGCGGCATGTCGGAATGGCGGACGATGTTGTGCGGTTTTCCCAGCAACTCCGCTTCGCTGTAGCCGCTGATGCGCAGGAACACGTCGTTGGCGTAGGTGATGCGGCCCTTGATATCCGTCTTCGAGACGATGATCTCATCGCGGTGAAAGGTCCGCTCCCGCCCGGTCAGGGTACCATGTGTGCCGCCCGTGCCGACCGTCATGACCGTCCGCCTTTCAAACACCGGTGAACGCAATCACCCGACAAACAGATCACCAACCCAACCGTTGGTAATATCTTCTGCCCTCGACTCATAGCGTACGTAATAATTGGATGGCTTTAAAAACGAGCGGCGCTCGGCTGCGACAAATTGTATCACATTCCTAACGCGAAAAATGGGTTGCATCGAAGCGAACGATACGGAGTCCGAAGAGAAAAATCAGTCCCCACCATGGACTGGATCGGATCGATTTTCTCTCCGAGATGGTGGATCACATGCCTGGTTCGTAAACCACGACACGATTTCGGCCCTCGCGCTTGGCGCGGTAGAGGGCGAGGTCAGCCCGGTGGATCGCCTTTTCCAGGGTGTCGTAGGACCCGTCCAGCGCCGAGATGCCAATGCTGCTGGTCAAATGGAACCGGCCTTCCGGCCCAGGAATGGCCATGCGGGACAGATGGCGGCGCACCCGCTCCGCCACCACGCGGGATTCCTCTGCGGTGGCACCGGGCAGGACCACGACGAACTCCTCGCCGCCGAGCCGGCCGAGAATGTCGTATTCGCGCAAGATGGCCTGACAGCCGCCGGCCACCATGCGCAGGGCGTCGTCGCCGGTGGCGTGGCCATAGCTGTCGTTGATGCGCTTGAAATGGTCCACGTCCAGAACGAAGACCGACATCGGCTCGCTGAAGCGGTGGGCGCGGGCCAGCTGCGAGCGCGCCAACTCCATGAAGGAGCGCCGGTTGTAAATTCCCGTCAGCGGATCGCGGGACGCCATGTCCCGCAGCGCTTCCTCCATGTTCCGGCGGTCGGTGTAATCGTAGATCCAGGCCAGATTCACCTGAACGCCCTGGATCACCGCCTGGTTGACCGTGAACAGCGTCCAGAAGGACGACCCGTCGGCCCGGCGGAACTGCACCTCCATGTTGGTCACCGACCCGTAGGAGCGCAGGCGATCGATCACCCGCTCGCGCTGGTGCCGATCCAGGTAATAGTCGCGCGCCTGCCGGCCGATCAGATCCTCACGCTTCAGACCGATCAATTCGGCGAATCGGGTGTTGACGAAGATGATCTTGCCGTCGTCGCGGCGCGACACCGACACGCCGATCGGGCTCTGCTCCAGGATGGCCTGGAGCCGCTCCTCGCTGGGCAGCCCCTCCGTCAGGTCGTGGATCACGCCGACGATGCCGCCCAGGTTCCCGGCGCTGTCGCAGAAGACGGCCTTGGTCAGGCTGGACAGGCGGGTGGTGCCGCCGACGAAGGGAACCGCCTCCTCGTAGCTGCGCTGGCCCCAGTTGACGGTCAGCTCGTGATCCTGATCGGCGTGCGCCTTGGCGATGCGCGGGTCCATCACGGCAAAGGCGGTCTTGGCGACGATGCTCCGGCGATCCAGGCCGGTGTAGCGCTCGAAGGCGTCGTTGCAGTCCGTGTATTCACCAGCCGCGTTCTTCACGAAGACGGGAACCGGCAGCGTCTCGAACAGCACCTCCTTCATAAGGAGCTGGTCGCGCAGCGCGGCTTGCGCCTGCCGGTGGTGGCTGATGTCGGTGTAGACGCGAAGAGACTGCCGCTCGCCCAGCGGGCCTGTGGTGGGACCGACCGACTCAGCCACCCAGACAGTTCCGCCATCCTGGCAGCGCAATCGCCGCTCGCCCGGCGCATCCGGCAGCGCCGGGAAAAAGGCATCCTCCGGCTCCAGCGCCGCGAGGTCGAGACCGGTCAGGCCGCCGGAAGCATAACGCAGCAGACCATGCAGGGCCGGGTTGGCGTACAGGATGGTCCCTGTGTCCGTGGTGACGCAGACCCCCGTCGGCAGCGTGTCGAACACACGCCACAGCGCAACACGGGTTTCCTCCGCATCCCCAGAAGAACTCATTGAACCAACCGAATCCAGCATGGCCCCGACAGCGTCGTGGAAGATTCTTGCGCCACGATAGGGCAAACAAGGAGTACGTTAGCCGATGCGCCTTTTTGCCCCTGTGTGCCATCTTGTCGCGCTATGGTGGTGATCGCCTATCCTGAGCGCAAAATCTATCGATTTTTGAACGTTCCGCACGCCGTTGACACACGGTCTTCCGCCAGATTGTCCACCGGCAAGCCCAGCCTCAGCCACCTCTGCCGATAGTCGAACCGGCGCACCAGCACCCCGGCCCGGCCCAACTCATTGTAAAGCCCGGCGGACTGCGGATCGTCTATGAGACGAAAGAGCGACGTGCCTCCAGCGACGCGCACCCCGGCCTCCATCAGTCGGGCGTCGAAGCGGGCCGCCGCGTCGGCCAGACGGCGTCGGGTGGCGGCGATCCACGCCGAATCCGACAGCGCCGCGGTGGCGACCGCCAGCGCCGGACCCGACACCGCCCAAGGTCCCACGGCGGCCCGCACATCCCGGACCAGCGCCGGCTCACCGAGCAGGAAGCCGAGCCGGACCCCGGCCAACCCGAAGAACTTCCCGAAGGAGCGCAGGATGACCAGACCGGCGCGCCCGGCCTCCGACGCCACGCTGCACTCCGGAATGACCTCGGCGAAGGCCTCGTCCACCAGCAGCCAGCCGCCCCGCGCCGCCTGCCGCTCCGCCAGGGCCAGCAGGGTTTCGGGCGGGACGATGCGGCCGTCCGGGTTGTTCGGGTTCACGACCACGACCACGTCGGCATCGCAGGCGTCCAGCGACTCCGTCCCGGTCACGCGATGGCCGGCCTTGGCCCAGCCCGCGGCATGTTCGGCGTAGGTCGGCCCCAGCACGGCAACCGTCCCCGGACGCCGCAGCCGCGGCAGGATCTGGATCAGCGCCTGGGAACCGCCCGCGGCGGCGATACGGTCCGGCGACGGCACGCCGTAGCAGGCCGCCGCGGCCTCGCGCAGCGCCGTTTCGGCCGCGCGGCCCGGCAGGCGCGCCCAGGCCTCGTCCGGGATGGGCGGCAGCGGGTAAGGCCAGGGGTTGATGCCGGTGGACAGGTCCACCCAGGGTTCCGGCGCCCCTGGAAAGGCTACCCGCGCAGCGTCGAGGTCGCCGCCGTGGATGATCTCACCCTGGACGATCCTCTTGGACCCCGCCGCCGATTCCGCCATCATCCCGCCCCTTCCCTTCCCCCAGAGGATTCGATCCCGTGGAGCTTCATCCGTCCGTGCTCGCCGCCGCTCTCCTCATCGAGGCCGCCGCCGGCTATCCGGACGCACTCTACGCCCAAATCCGCCACCCGGTGGTGTGGATCGGGGCGCTTATCGCCCAGCTTGACCGCGCGCTCAACCGCGAGCGTGAATCCTTCGCCGTCCGCAAGGCCGCCGGCGTGCTGGCTCTGCTCGTCCTGCTTCTGGTGGTGGGTGGCGCCGCGTCGGCGGTGGCGGGGCTGTGCCGGCACTTGCCGCTCGGCGGCCTCCTCGAAGCGGCGCTGGCCTCCACCCTGCTGGCGCAGCGCAGCCTGCACGACCATGTGGCCGCGGTCGCCGCCGCCTTCCGCGACGGCGGGCTGGAGGCGGCGCGTGAAGCCGTGTCGCGCATCGTCGGCCGCAATCCGGCCACCCTTGACGAGCATGGGGTAAGCCGCGCCGCCATCGAAAGCCTGTCGGAGAATTTCTCGGACGGTGTGGTCGCCCCGGCCTTTTGGCTGCTGGTCGGCGGGCTGCCGGGAATCGCGCTCTACAAGGCGATCAATACCGCGGACAGCATGATCGGCCACCGCACGCCCCGGCACGAGGCGTTCGGCTGGGCCGCGGCGCGGCTGGACGATCTGGTCAACCTCCCCGGTTCCCGCCTGTCGGCGCTGCTGATCTGGGTGGCCGCCCGCTTCACCGAGGGGGCCGACGCCGCCGAATCCTGGCGGTCGGTACGGCGCGACGCCCACCGCCACCGCTCGCCCAACGCCGGCTGGCCCGAGGCGGCAATGGCCGGGGCGCTCGACCTCCGGCTCGGCGGACCGCGGGTCTATGGCGAGGTTCGGATCGAGGACGCCTGGATGGGGCCGGGCCGCACCGCCGCCACCGTGCAGGACATCACCCGCGCCCTTCACCTCTATCGGCGCGCCTGCATCGCCCTGGTGGCCGGCGCGCTGCTGCTGGCGCTGACCCTCTAAGCGCGCCAATGGAAAAGGGGCTCCGAAGAGCCCCTTTTCCAATCAGACAACCCGGAAGTTCTTGAACTGCCAGGGGTCGTCATGGTCGATGTCCTCAGGGAACAGACGTTCGCGGTCCTGCAGCGGAGTCCAGTCGCCATAGGCGCCGACCAGTTCGCCGAGATAGGGCTTGGCGATTTCCAGGATGCGCTGGAAATCGATCTCGTCCGGCTCGACAATGCCGCGGTTCGGGTTCTCCAACGCCCAGACGATGCCGGCCAGAACTGCCACCGTGACCTGCAG from Azospirillum brasilense includes the following:
- a CDS encoding methyl-accepting chemotaxis protein; protein product: MTSLSSVSKSLAAAASAALLSGAQAVYGFMTGDAVAAALGLLAILPCLAAIRWLALTNRTIHKAIAVIAAAEKGDLQPRILNIQGASPIADMLRTLNRLLDRVESFGKEANAAMQHAAEGQYYRRIVMTGMVGEFGAYAHQINDGLAAMDGKSREFVESATRIGANIKEVAQSLSASAAQLEASSTAMTATAATASEQSFSAASAAEQVSSNVDGVAAATGEVSGAIGEVAQGVSRTADLARSSVEKVREADATIRSLLAASDQIGAVVQLINDIASQTNLLALNATIEAARAGEAGKGFAVVATEVKNLANQTAKATEDISAQISQVQSVTRDTAAVIQHVGGMIHDIDQIAVGIAGAAEQQSAAIDEISRSIREASAGVRTVADAVTSVSSGAQDASAAASQVLSSAGELARRAETLNGDIDKFVARVCGGQR
- a CDS encoding diguanylate cyclase yields the protein MSSSGDAEETRVALWRVFDTLPTGVCVTTDTGTILYANPALHGLLRYASGGLTGLDLAALEPEDAFFPALPDAPGERRLRCQDGGTVWVAESVGPTTGPLGERQSLRVYTDISHHRQAQAALRDQLLMKEVLFETLPVPVFVKNAAGEYTDCNDAFERYTGLDRRSIVAKTAFAVMDPRIAKAHADQDHELTVNWGQRSYEEAVPFVGGTTRLSSLTKAVFCDSAGNLGGIVGVIHDLTEGLPSEERLQAILEQSPIGVSVSRRDDGKIIFVNTRFAELIGLKREDLIGRQARDYYLDRHQRERVIDRLRSYGSVTNMEVQFRRADGSSFWTLFTVNQAVIQGVQVNLAWIYDYTDRRNMEEALRDMASRDPLTGIYNRRSFMELARSQLARAHRFSEPMSVFVLDVDHFKRINDSYGHATGDDALRMVAGGCQAILREYDILGRLGGEEFVVVLPGATAEESRVVAERVRRHLSRMAIPGPEGRFHLTSSIGISALDGSYDTLEKAIHRADLALYRAKREGRNRVVVYEPGM
- a CDS encoding potassium transporter Kup — encoded protein: MPALVLGALGVVYGDIGTSPLYTMRESFTHTGLPLDEPTILGILSLATWALIIVVTLKYVLLVMRADNKGEGGVLALGTLAHRGLSSKAGNRAIMALAILGMALFYGDSLITPAISVLSAVEGLKVVTPALSPYIVPITLAVLTLLFLFQRQGTGRVGIFFGPIMGVWFVTLAVLGLMQVLHWPDVLRAFNPLYGAALFVDHGWVAFLTLGAVVLAVTGAEALYADMGHFGRAPIRIAWLYLVLPALLLNYFGQGAMLLHEPETLENPFFHLAPDWAQLPLVLLSTAATVIASQAVISGAFSLTRQAVQLGYLPRREIRHTSEHEVGQVYIPRNNWLLLIGVVILVIGFGSSSNLAAAYGVSVTGAMAIDTILAAVVAWRLWRWNPLLVVAAFSMLLVVDLALFGATLLKVPDGGWFPLLIAAAVYTLMTTWRRGRRILAERLYADALPMDLFLQRVSPQSPQRVAGTAIFMTGNPDVVPHALLHNIKHNRVLHERVVVMTVIMEEVPRVSPERAVLVEKLGKGFFRVVLRFGYLEQPHIPRALERCRRFGLHLDMMETSFFLGRETLIPSRSTGLPGWREPAFILLSKTALSATEFFCIPPGRVVELGTQVEI
- a CDS encoding PAS domain-containing protein is translated as MTVGTGGTHGTLTGRERTFHRDEIIVSKTDIKGRITYANDVFLRISGYSEAELLGKPHNIVRHSDMPRCVYKLLWTRIEAGSEIFAYVINRAKDGDHYWVFAHVTPVFGNPDSGNGRTITGYHSSRRVPARPAVDAAAGLYAALRAEEARHADRNAAMAASGAMLEKLLRDKGTSYDEFVFSL
- a CDS encoding ABC transporter substrate-binding protein, yielding MRRLSIALTALALHTALQSVFLVFGTAPVRAEGRLDRVQRTGLLRVCIWPDYYAISFRSSYSGELQGLDIDMARSFAHDLGARVTFVESGFPNFVADLLSDRCDIGMFGIGVTAARAEKVAFSQPYLRSGIYAVSSQMHPRILRWDDLDQDGMVVAVQKGTVMDDYASLSFRKASVRIVSGPLEREEEVQSGRADAFLTDYPYGQRMLAFHQWAHLIAPENPVQTTPYAYAVAPGDPLWLDRVNQFVDAVKRDGRLETAAARFRLTPIVARD
- a CDS encoding response regulator, with the translated sequence MAKLALFQHRGAFLALAFLSVMALVFEVAYDIHADRALALKNAAENIDDLASALESSVSRTVQAVDVTLASVGEAVSVGNLLHGQSMEDWKGSSPPLLQERLRRSPHLRGLSVLDRRGVLVATTEDPRLIGSSFAEMDLFRTQLSGQNQGLYIGAPVRGRFLAPTGAADDRSGRWVLPMSRAIRGADGTLLGVSVASVNPEYLQSIFRAVRNGLHGTASLYRRDGLLLARLPQDGTDGIGTPMAGAELFRVHLPMSEGGVFHETGQDGRERITAYRATPLWPLVLAISRSEDEELAGWWTNQMEIAGVALGAGLVILLFATALTLLRRKDAQLEDGNARFNALLETAAEGILTARSDGVIETANTAAHRIFGYPPGDLVGRHVQELMEPQHHPTHSRVMEAITAGARRIGPNYTREVNGLRMDGEVFPLDLSLAEVQTQHGILFAAFFRDLSERKRAERALTEAKEKAEAGQRSKMEFLATMSHEIRTPMNGVIGMAGLLQETHLDEEQRGYADTIRDSAESLLTIINDILDFSKIDAGRLTLEVSDFEAVPLVESVLELLAPRAAAKGLELASYVPPALHGPLRGDPGRLRQILINLAGNAVKFTDQGSVTIVLSVEQDAAAGAEDRPQPDESVVPPPHETPVTIRFEVRDTGIGIATADHKRLFTMFSQVDGSSARRHGGTGLGLAICKRLAELMGGRIGVHSMPGEGSVFWVVIPLWRGTPTDAASAPQAPGSWAGRRILLVDDLAVNRDLLARQLAAMGLETDSAATGENALHRLLSACAKGRPFDAAILDHCMPGLTGPELAARIRAIPALADLPLALATSQRMDETEEEAAVIDVRIVKPVRSRALRTAVSHLFAARALRVSSPDAGPTDKSGASSPPGSSPGRPLAAPTPSSTPPTGAARRRILVAEDNPVNLQVTLALLRRAGHAVDSVSNGLEAVNAVAALPYDLVLMDVQMPEMDGLAATRAIRRMGGSAARVPVVAMTANAMEGDQATCLAAGMDDYLPKPIAADQLLRTVARWGGIPQGSGPNRREPSPETEVPPPRIDHAKREDLRDALGDEGFGLLMETFLREAPSHLDRLRRGAQDGDFPIVEREAHILKGSAGNVGFAQASALAGELVAAARRRDAAGISGDRIQALDAALKDAERTGTPPDDALVGLEMTGRPMGASGER